The genomic interval TATATTTCAGAAAAGGGTTTCTTATCTTGAAGAGgcaatttcttcttttctataCTGGAATTTTTAGACTACAAACTCAACAAATGCTCCTGTTTCATGCATTATTTGTCTATGGTTACTCTTATTGGTGTTGATCCATTCACAAATAAGCAAGAAAGACAAGAGTGTTATGTGCCTGATAACCATGGTTATATGTTTGGGAGGAACTTTCTaagtctgaaaaaaaaaaaaaaacaggaatAGGTTGTGTATAACAGAGTCTCAAAAAGAATGTATAATTATGAAGCCAAAGATCTTactaaattgaaaaaaaaaaaactttcttTGTTTAGTAACCATGTAAAGTGTCGTTCTTATTAGATATGCTTTAGAAGGAAATTATTGTATAACTCTTGTTTAATGCGTGTCAAATATCATAGATTTTGTTGTTCGCTCAGAAATGTGGCTACGTAGGTCAAAGGGCCAGCTTTTATTGTTGAAACTGCATGTTACCTGCAACACCATCTAGAtagtatatatgatgaatatcCTTTCATGAATAGGTGGCTGATCTTCTCAACATCGATTCATATTCACTTTCTTCGAGATATTGTTCAGGACCAAGTCCTTCATTGGCTGAGGCTGATATTAAGCCTGACGTGCATAATATTATTCATCAATTGGTGTTGCATATTCACCAACAAGAGCCTGACATTGGAAAGagcattttgatttttcttccaACATACTATGCCCTGGAGCAGCAATGGAACCTACTGAAGCCGCTTAATTCATCTTTTAAAGTTCACATTTTACATAGCAGCATTGATACTGAACAAGCTCTCATGACCATGAAGATATGGAAATCACATCGTAAAGTATGTTTGATATTCCTTGcatcaattatttttcttaatgCGGTTGTTTTTGTGTACACTAATTTTTTGCATCAGTGTGACTGTCACTCTGGATGCGATCAAATTAGTTTGAGATGCTTTAGGATGCCACACTgctattattatatttttgtcACACTTGCTGTGGTTCTTAATCCAGTAATCTACACAGGTGATACTGGCCACAAATATTGCTGAATCATCCGTAACAATTCCCCAGGTGGCTTATGTTATTGATTCATGTCGGTCCTTACAAGTCTTCTGGAACTCTTATGAGAAAAGAGAGTCTGCAAGACTTGTTTGGGTTTCAAAGTCTCAGGTACTGACAAAATCTTCTAGATGgataattttaattgtcatATGATTTCTTACATTTAATATATGCTGCAGGCTAATCAGCGCAAAGGGAGAACGGGTCGAACATGTGATGGCCAGATTTATCGGTTGGTTACTCGACCGTTTTATGGCAATCTTGAGGATTACGAAGGTCCCTCTATACTGAGGTTATCATTGAGGATGCAAGTGCTTCACATTTGCTGCTCTGATTCCAAAGCCATTAATGATCCCAAGGGtatgctgttttttttttacttagcTATAAGGTTTTGATCATAATGATTGGAGGTTCTTCACTAATTGAAAACTGGAAAGCAACTGATTTTCGCATGCATATTGAGAGGATTCCGATTTGTAGTTTTCTTTTGGCTGGAATTGAGAAAGTTGAGGAACACATTGCTTTATTTTGATCATTGGCTAGGGTACTCCTTGAACCTGGTATAACATTTAATTTGGTGAATATCTGAAGCATCAACTTATCTGGTCTTTGATTATGGCGGTAGTATATCTTGTAAGTAAAAGGTATTTATCTTTTAAGTTCAGGAAATTAATTGACACACTGGTTGTAATAAATATGCTGGCCTTGTTAGTTGCCTAGCTTTGTAGGGTCGCTCTGAGAATTTAAGATCAAGTTAGATGTGATTTGAACTTGATATCACGAGTATATGTGGTATTTGGAATCTAGTGTACTATATTTTATACTTGCATATTACATCGTCTCTTTCTCTATGAAATTTGTTTCTATTAACATAAGAACGTCGATGCCAGCCTTGTTGCAGAAGGCATTAGATCCACCACCTCCTGATGTTGTTGAAGAAGCATTGAATCTGCTGATTCATATGCAAGCATTGGAGAGAACACCTCCAAGGGGTCGGTATGAGCCTACATTTTATGGGCAACTGCTGGCCAGTTTTTCATTGTCTTTCGATGCTTCTGTGCTTGTTCTTAAGTTTGGAGACGTTGGAATGCTGCGTGAAGGCATTCTTCTGGGCATATTAATGGATACACAACCTCTGCCTATCCTTCGTCCTTTTGGAGATGAACTTCTGGTATTAACTGTTAAATATGTTATGTATGTTTTAAAATGAGTGTTAGATCGAAAATTGACCTCTGATTTTATTAATTCTATAATTTAGTGTTCAGAGTATGCTGATAGCTACTTTAGTGGAGATGACAGTACTGGCCTAACGGGGAAGAAGGAAACAACATTCATGGGAAACTTGTGCgcttttcaattttggcaacGAGTTTTCAAGGTTCATATAAATTCTATTGCTACATATGTACATTCACTAAACCCACTGGAAGTAagtttatatatgtttctatttaaatattttgtgTTGTCATGCAGGATAACCTCCGTGTTGAGAATTTGAAGCAAATTCTTCAATTTGATGTGATAAAAACTACTGTATTGGAACTTGCCAAGATGGAAGACTGGTGCTCTTTCCATAATCTTGTGCACTCATCTCTGAATCATGTTtctgaaatatgtatgtagtGCATTTCACTTCAACAGTACTATCTACACTAGTATTTCCTTTGAATAAAATACTCATAAATTCGAGTCTGGAATCTTTATGAATATTCAATGATATTAGGGTAGCATTAATGTTTTGAAGTACCTTGCATCCAGATGAAGATATTCTTCATTCAGTGCACCGGTTCCGGCCCAAGTTTTTGTCCACGTCCAATGGCCTACCAACCTACTATGACCCATACGAGTATGAGCATACATGCATCCTTACAAGTCCACAATCAAATGGAGATACAGATGCTCTTGGTACTGGCAATAGGCATCTTGAGCCATCTGATGAAACAACAAAATGTGTTGCTGTACCTTTTGTTGCTTCAGATCACTTCCAAAAGAATGATGTGGCTAAAAAGTTGACAACGATAGTGAAACAGGTCATCTATCTTCGTACTTATCTAAATCTGTGTGGATTCTTCTCAGCTTAAAAGTAAATCATATGTTTCTGTACCATATATTGATCCTGCATTCAGTTACCAAATGTTGATTGTTCATGTACTTTCCATGTATCACAGATGAGAGTGCAGCATAGTGAAGATGCATGGAGTAATCAGGATTTAAATGTTAATGATGACTATCATAATAACGGGGAGGCTCCTGtttgtatttattttatgAATGGATCCTGCAGATGGGGCAGTGAATGCAGGTTTTCTCATTCACTCAAAGGACAGAGAACCCCgtgcaaatttttttttactctcCAGGTACCACAGTGGGTCATTTACATGCATTCCCCTTAAAATGTCTGTGTAGTTGTGTCTCTTTCTGTTTGGTAGTTCGTCTTTCTGTTGGGCCATGTAAATAGGTTTAACGTGAGTCACATAATTTTAGGATGCACTTCCTGTTAAGATTAAGCAAAGTTCGGAAATGGGAATTTTGTCATTTCTGTAGACAGCAGTTTATTCAGGTTTTTCTTTATTGAAGTTTTTGGTGAAGCATTAGTGCATTACATCAAGACTCCCAAAAGTTTAACTGTAGTGGACAGTTGAGTTGAGCATCTTTTACTCAGATCATGCTCTTTATTCAGAATCCTAGGATGTTTACAGTTGCATTGCTACGTAATACACTCAGTTAACATATAGTCGTCTTTGGATTTATGTGTTAAAAAAACTTGTGAATAATGTCAGTCTGGATGTGCATTAActttttgtaaaattattgtATGCCAACTTTTACACATGAAGGTTGGGAGTATATTAATTAGGTGAGTGATTCATGCAATTCATAAAAATGGAATGCCTtcaattaaattttatatttcattAGTTTTCAAGGGGATGCCccttatttgagaatttttatGCTAGATGCCATTGATTCAGTAGTTATTCCCATGATTATTAACATCACGATTAGCTTACTGCAAAATTCTCATCATATAACATTTGTTTCCTCTGCAAATATTACAGGGTTGTCGAAACGGAGAGTCGTGCTTGTTTTCTCATAATGAGAGTCCATTACCAACATCATCCAGCTCATCTAGTTTATCCAGGAAAAACTTTTGCCTGCCAGAAGATAGCAATGCTACATCTCTGTCCCTATTAAGAGTGTTTTCGATTTCTTCAGATAGATGCCTCCTTTTACTGGATGACACCAGTCTAAATTTTACCTCCAAGTTTGCTAGCTATTATGAACGATCCAAAATAATCTCTACTACGAGTTTGTCAGACACAACCATATTTGACCCTTCACTGACAGGTGT from Argentina anserina chromosome 2, drPotAnse1.1, whole genome shotgun sequence carries:
- the LOC126782350 gene encoding LOW QUALITY PROTEIN: DExH-box ATP-dependent RNA helicase DExH8 (The sequence of the model RefSeq protein was modified relative to this genomic sequence to represent the inferred CDS: substituted 3 bases at 3 genomic stop codons), producing MASPPSPTSSCSSARSSTFAAYKFSDLPVTALREKIVEKILDNRVTLIVGETGCGKSSQIPQFLVEANVKPILCTQPRRFAVVAVAKMVAQARNSEIGGEVGYLWSIFTQRHXLSHWKLFEVCXXFYFLLCLCRSVIVFKTAGVLLDEMRDKGMHALDYKVIVLDEVHERSVESDLVLVCLKQFMMKNNNLRVVLMSATADITRYKDYFKDLSRNERVEVLAIPSSGQKTIFQKRVSYLEEVADLLNIDSYSLSSRYCSGPSPSLAEADIKPDVHNIIHQLVLHIHQQEPDIGKSILIFLPTYYALEQQWNLLKPLNSSFKVHILHSSIDTEQALMTMKIWKSHRKVILATNIAESSVTIPQVAYVIDSCRSLQVFWNSYEKRESARLVWVSKSQANQRKGRTGRTCDGQIYRLVTRPFYGNLEDYEGPSILRLSLRMQVLHICCSDSKAINDPKALLQKALDPPPPDVVEEALNLLIHMQALERTPPRGRYEPTFYGQLLASFSLSFDASVLVLKFGDVGMLREGILLGILMDTQPLPILRPFGDELLCSEYADSYFSGDDSTGLTGKKETTFMGNLCAFQFWQRVFKDNLRVENLKQILQFDVIKTTVLELAKMEDWCSFHNLVHSSLNHVSEIYEDILHSVHRFRPKFLSTSNGLPTYYDPYEYEHTCILTSPQSNGDTDALGTGNRHLEPSDETTKCVAVPFVASDHFQKNDVAKKLTTIVKQMRVQHSEDAWSNQDLNVNDDYHNNGEAPVCIYFMNGSCRWGSECRFSHSLKGQRTPCKFFFTLQGCRNGESCLFSHNESPLPTSSSSSSLSRKNFCLPEDSNATSLSLLRVFSISSDRCLLLLDDTSLNFTSKFASYYERSKIISTTSLSDTTIFDPSLTGVRIFWGLSHPYQTIISKDGNNQIPWKEVKCVLWFPDLESFSENLDRQKALMQIFFEYLAIRMLGDDLEMRVILTMNNIRFSQLQVEKLGRDSFFFLTESFPFDEITFGELPDKLSTKKPMMTSRPTSYIFDLHPPSEFQFGNYATLLQESLGDVQKNM